The Anolis carolinensis isolate JA03-04 chromosome 1, rAnoCar3.1.pri, whole genome shotgun sequence genome window below encodes:
- the inha gene encoding inhibin alpha chain produces MLDLSSWHTLPHINSMLILLFVLLAPARVASCSKGEVDRHLILAKVKAHFLEYLGPVPQTEKLQAGRRRALHRRHASGTSVTLKWEEEDISQVITFPSRDVTCGPSQPDGLPEEAGLFTYVFQPSTHTLSRMVTSGQLWFYTGPVTVQSSSPSEASSNTSMPEAEILKLSEQGWEPVATTAVPAAEGWTVFHFGTSFLPYITQKIFVLMVRCPGCPCGSDAEKIPFLVTSTNPKGHDRARRAFRPGSPALLRSLQRPSGDAEVHANCHRASLNISFEELGWDKWIVHPSSFIFHYCHGTCPENHVLAHKSGFKLCCAALPGTMHSLRVRTTSDGGYSFKYETVPNILTQDCACM; encoded by the exons ATGCTGGATCTGAGCTCTTGGCACACCTTGCCCCACATCAACTCCATGTTGATCTTGCTGTTTGTCCTGCTGGCTCCTGCCAGGGTTGCTAGCTGTAGCAAAGGGGAAGTTGACAGGCATCTCATCCTGGCCAAAGTCAAGGCACATTTCCTGGAGTACCTTGGTCCTGTCCCACAAACTGAAAAGCTCCAGGCAGGACGGCGAAGGGCGCTCCACAGACGGCATGCCTCAGGCACATCAGTCACCCTGAAGTGGGAGGAAGAGGACATATCCCAAGTGATCACCTTCCCATCCAGAG atgTGACCTGTGGGCCATCTCAACCTGATGGGCTTCCAGAAGAGGCAGGTCTTTTTACCTACGTCTTCCAGCCCTCCACACACACCCTGAGTCGTATGGTGACGTCAGGACAGCTGTGGTTCTACACAGGACCAGTGACAGTGCAAAGCAGCAGCCCTTCAGAAGCATCCTCCAACACCTCCATGCCCGAAGCAGAGATCCTAAAACTGTCAGAGCAAGGCTGGGAGCCTGTGGCAACTACGGCAGTGCCAGCTGCAGAGGGCTGGACAGTGTTTCATTTTGGGACTTCCTTCTTGCCCTATATTACCCAGAAGATATTTGTGTTGATGGTTCGTTGCCCTGGCTGTCCGTGTGGATCCGATGCTGAAAAGATACCTTTCCTTGTGACATCTACCAACCCTAAGGGCCATGATCGGGCCCGGCGTGCTTTCAGACCCGGGTCACCAGCTCTTCTCCGCTCGCTCCAACGACCTTCAGGTGATGCTGAAGTCCATGCCAACTGTCACCGGGCTTCCctcaatatctcctttgaagaaCTGGGTTGGGACAAATGGATTGTGCATCCTTCCAGCTTCATATTTCACTACTGCCACGGGACCTGCCCTGAGAACCACGTTCTTGCACACAAGTCCGGCTTCAAACTCTGCTGCGCAGCATTGCCAGGCACTATGCACTCCCTGAGGGTACGCACCACTTCAGATGGTGGATATTCCTTCAAGTATGAGACAGTGCCAAACATCCTCACCCAGGATTGTGCCTGCATGTAG
- the LOC100561092 gene encoding gap junction gamma-1 protein, translated as MSWSFLTRLLEEINQHSTFVGKVWLSVLIVFRIVLTAVGGESIYYDEQSKFVCNTQQPGCENVCYDDFAPLSHVRFWIFQIIMIATPSVMYLGFALHRLSRQPPRKTRAPVVHRGAGRDYEEAEDNGEEDPMIFEEVEQEREVKETPDQKHDGRRRIKKDGLMTAYVLQLLCRLVFEVGFLLGQYILYRFEVNPSYVCSRSPCPHTVDCFVSRPTEKTIFLLIMYAVSGLCLFLNICELLHLGFGGIRDAFRGLDKDNGVPPKSQYARKDPSAPPTYHSIKKNPSKNHLAKDKMAYGGENLAGIGAERYAVASGLPNHELERLRKHLRMAQEHLEMAFHLQPEDTASPSRSSSPESNGLAAEQNRLNLAHEKEGAACERTTGL; from the exons ATGAGTTGGAGTTTCCTGACACGCCTCCTTGAGGAGATCAACCAACACTCAACCTTTGTGGGAAAGGTGTGGCTGTCTGTGCTGATTGTCTTCCGCATTGTGTTGACTGCCGTGGGTGGTGAGTCCATCTACTATGATGAACAGAGCAAATTCGTCTGCAACACGCAGCAGCCTGGCTGTGAGAATGTCTGCTATGATGACTTTGCACCCCTCTCACACGTCCGTTTCTGGATCTTCCAGATTATCATGATTGCCACCCCATCTGTGATGTATCTGGGCTTTGCGCTACACCGCCTCTCACGCCAGCCCCCTCGAAAAACCCGGGCACCTGTAGTGCACCGTGGGGCTGGCCGTGACTATGAAGAGGCTGAGGACAATGGTGAGGAGGACCCTATGATCTTTGAGGAGGTGGAGCAAGAAAGAGAGGTGAAGGAGACACCGGATCAGAAACATGATGGCCGCCGGCGAATCAAAAAAGATGGCTTGATGACAGCGTATGTGCTGCAGTTGCTATGCCGTTTGGTGTTTGAGGTGGGGTTTCTGCTGGGGCAATACATTCTGTACCGCTTTGAAGTCAATCCCTCATATGTATGCTCCCGTAGTCCTTGCCCTCACACCGTTGATTGCTTTGTCTCCCGTCCCACTGAGAAAACGATTTTCCTCTTGATCATGTATGCGGTGAGCGGGCTTTGCCTATTTCTCAATATTTGTGAGCTCTTGCACCTGGGCTTCGGGGGAATCCGGGATGCTTTCCGTGGCCTTGACAAGGACAACGGTGTCCCTCCCAAGTCCCAGTATGCTCGGAAGGACCCTTCTGCACCTCCTACCTATCATTCAATCAAGAAGAATCCCTCCAAGAACCACCTTGCTAAGGACAAAATGGCTTATGGTGGAGAGAACTTAGCTGGCATTGGTGCTGAGCGCTATGCTGTTGCATCGGGTCTCCCAAACCATGAGTTGGAACGACTTCGCAAGCACCTCAGGATGGCACAGGAGCATTTGGAAATGGCTTTCCATCTTCAGCCAGAGGACACAGCCAGCCCTTCGCGTAGTAGCAGTCCAGAGTCTAATGGGTTGGCAGCAGAACAGAACCGCCTCAACCTGGCACATGAGAAGGAAGGTGCAGCCTGTGAGCGAACAACTG GTCTCTGA